aagcaacaaacatgtctgaaaaaacacaaaaacatagaaaaaagtaacaaaaacatcaaaagaaaaacattaaaacattaaaatacagaaaaaaacgtAAGAGCATCAAAACAGCTAAAATCcaagccaatcagaatccatctgacacagaggagagacactgacagccaatcagaatccatctgacacagaggagagacactgacagccaataagaaccctttgttttcaataataataataataataataataataatgataataataataaatactttattaatccagCAAGGGGCACTAATGGAGCGATGTCGGAGTGGGGGGGTCAGGTGCCTTGCTCCAGAGCACCGTGGCagggcccaggaggtgaactggcacctctccaacTACCAGTCCCCCACCATACTggggtccgtatggggacttgaaccagcgaccctccggttcccaacccaactccctatggactgagctactgtaaAAACCTCTAAATTCACAGAAGAAGAACTCCGATATTCTCAAAATTAATCATTTATCTGCATTATTCCCCCCCGGGGCGCCTGATTGGACCCTCCGGggagccgggggggggggcacctgTACGGTGTGTGACCCCTGACCCTACCTCTTTGACGTGTGCGTCGTCAAAGTACATCCAGCGTCTGATCTTGGTCTGGAAGAAGAAGGTGGAGTAGTGTTTCCCGTAGTAACACACCATGCCGACCAGGTAGAGCTCCGCCTGGCGCGCCTTCTCCTCCGTCACCCTGTAGAACAGCTGACAGCAGAAAGaaactattttcaaaaaaatttaaatttcattttttccaagtgtttaaaaaaaaaaagaaaaaaaatcttaaacacatttcaaaaaatttaaaaaaaaaattgtacaaaattctaaaaaatatgaaaatttcaaaaaaaatatcagaaaatttaaaacaaagtttttttgtttttttttattcagaaaacttaaaaatgtcccAAAGTTTTTCCGCTGTTTCAGTTTTCAGACTGACGTAACTTCTCCTGGCTTTGTTGCCGttttcaaaaaattaaagatcctaatgttttttcaaaagttttttctaattaaatttcaaaaacttttttttgtaaaaaaaatgtaaaagaaattctaatgttttttcagaagttttttctaattaaatttcaaaaactttttttttgtaaaaaaaatgtaaaagaaattctaattattttttgaaactttttcaaaaaaaatctaaatttgtcCGCTGTTTGACCTATTCTAGGAAGTAAGTATGTATGATTTTATGCTAAATGCTTTTCCAGTTACAAGGCCGTAGtaacttcaacaaaaacacattttttttttctaataattaaaaaaagtttccaaattttttaaaaaaatacgtttttagttttattttttaattcaaaaacgttaaagtttttttgctgtttgacCTTTTCTTGCCTTTCTTCCTTGTGTATGTAAGGAGTGCGTACGTAATATTTTTTCctaaatatttttcagttttcagacTGACGTAACGTCTCCTGGctttaattcagtttaaaaaaaaaaaaaattctaatgttttttccaaagttttttcaaagaaaatttCCCAAACTTTCAAtcctttcacaaaaaaaaaaaaaaatcacacaaatttCAAAAAATTTTCCGCTGTTTGACCTAGTCTAGGAAGTACGTATGTATGATTTTATgctaaatgtttttcagttacaagGCCGTAGtaacttcaacaaaaacatatcaacatttctttaattttcttttcaaaaaattaaaaaggtttttcaaatttttagaaCTAAATcaagtttttaagttttatttttttattcagaaactttaaaacttttttgctgTTTGACCGTTTCTTGTCGTTTTACTTCGAAGTTgtcttttttccccaattttttTAATGGACCTTGTCactctgttgccatggttttgTTAAGTTTGAAAGGTTTTCCAGGTCCAAGGCTGTTATAGTAAATCTATTCTTCTTCGTCCTTATAGAGACTTTTAAAATCTgcgggttggggggggggggcggagggGGGTACATGGCTTTGGACAGCGTGAGGACCCCTGGAGTGTTTTCCCAGGATGCACCTGTTGTGCAGCCAGACCTAAGATAACATTAACGTACGTCTCCGAGTCGCAGGCAGGTCCCCAGGGTGTGGATCACGTCCTCGGCCAGGTCCGAGTGGTCCGAGTCCCAGACCAGACCGATGGTGATGATCTCGGGGCTGTTGAGGAGGACTCGGGCCATACGCAGCTGCTGGCCACACCGgctctgaggaggaggag
This genomic interval from Etheostoma cragini isolate CJK2018 unplaced genomic scaffold, CSU_Ecrag_1.0 ScbMSFa_1372, whole genome shotgun sequence contains the following:
- the LOC117939884 gene encoding inactive ubiquitin carboxyl-terminal hydrolase 54-like, which encodes MLESREKATPGMFGELLRNASMGDLRSCPSRCGQQLRMARVLLNSPEIITIGLVWDSDHSDLAEDVIHTLGTCLRLGDLFYRVTEEKARQAELYLVGMVCYYGKHYSTFFFQTKIRRWMYFDDAHVKEVGSGVTHRT